From the genome of Streptococcus marmotae, one region includes:
- the traF gene encoding conjugal transfer protein TraF yields the protein MMFTNSFQELVQDFTAISIEEAERLLTQEEQAILFLGRATCPYCQRFVPKLHSVAQAAGLTVYFIDSSNPDPQLQELRQRYQAVTVPALLYAGATGVQVRCDSSMTEEEIRHFLAG from the coding sequence ATGATGTTTACCAATTCATTTCAAGAACTCGTACAAGATTTTACAGCAATTTCTATCGAAGAAGCTGAACGTTTACTCACGCAGGAAGAACAAGCCATTCTCTTTTTAGGACGTGCGACCTGCCCTTATTGCCAACGCTTTGTACCAAAACTCCATAGCGTTGCACAAGCTGCCGGATTAACCGTCTATTTTATTGATAGCTCTAATCCTGACCCACAACTCCAAGAACTTCGTCAGCGCTACCAAGCCGTTACGGTTCCAGCCCTCTTATATGCAGGTGCAACAGGTGTTCAGGTTCGCTGTGACAGTTCCATGACGGAAGAAGAAATCCGTCACTTTTTAGCAGGCTAA